A stretch of Persephonella sp. DNA encodes these proteins:
- the corA gene encoding magnesium/cobalt transporter CorA — protein sequence MIRLFIREEQTIRIESIEDLSRKCKHPEKVLWIDMISPTDEEIEWVSKEFEVEFPSKQEITEIEISSRYFEDEESITINAYYLITSEGETPFNETVTFILKKHHLITVRYRELKTFKELVKKLMMNPSAYEDGYYIFAGLLEIRIDTDADTLEFITREISKLSKIIFTGIDITEEILESISYFEEMNMTIRENLIDKQRILSSLLKSYKVPREVREELRIMIKDVNSLIEYTTFNFERLDYLQNTFLGLLNIQQNQVIKIFTIMSVIFLPPTLIASIYGMNFQHMPELAWKYGYPFALLLMIISALIPLYIFKRKGWL from the coding sequence ATGATTAGATTATTTATTAGAGAAGAACAAACTATAAGGATTGAAAGCATAGAAGACCTTTCAAGAAAGTGTAAACATCCTGAAAAGGTTCTGTGGATTGATATGATTTCTCCTACTGACGAGGAAATAGAATGGGTATCAAAGGAGTTTGAGGTTGAATTTCCATCCAAACAGGAAATCACAGAGATAGAAATCAGTTCCAGATATTTTGAGGATGAAGAAAGCATAACAATCAATGCCTATTATCTGATAACCAGTGAAGGAGAAACCCCTTTCAATGAAACTGTAACATTTATCCTGAAAAAACACCATCTGATAACAGTTAGATACAGGGAGCTTAAAACTTTCAAAGAGCTTGTTAAAAAGCTTATGATGAACCCAAGTGCCTACGAAGATGGTTATTACATATTTGCAGGACTGCTTGAAATTAGGATAGATACAGATGCGGACACTCTTGAGTTCATAACCAGAGAGATAAGCAAACTTAGTAAGATTATCTTTACAGGAATTGATATAACAGAAGAAATCCTTGAGTCTATCTCTTATTTTGAAGAAATGAATATGACAATCAGGGAAAACCTGATTGATAAACAGAGAATATTATCCTCGTTGCTCAAATCTTACAAAGTTCCCCGTGAGGTAAGGGAAGAATTAAGGATAATGATAAAAGATGTTAATTCATTGATTGAATACACTACCTTTAATTTTGAAAGACTTGATTACCTGCAAAACACATTTTTAGGGTTACTTAATATCCAGCAGAACCAGGTTATAAAAATATTCACAATTATGTCTGTTATATTCCTGCCTCCTACACTGATAGCAAGTATTTATGGTATGAACTTTCAACATATGCCTGAACTTGCATGGAAATATGGTTATCCTTTTGCATTGCTTCTTATGATAATTTCAGCATTAATTCCACTTTATATCTTTAAAAGAAAAGGCTGGCTATAA
- a CDS encoding efflux RND transporter periplasmic adaptor subunit, with translation MRGLILFLLIFGLAFAEEENIVSESNEIPPKIQKVLGIKTTAVHEKAIDLIKKYPAIVKEDLTLVQKIYSPVDGIVKKLLVKKGDTVKKGQILAYVYSPEIAKITTQINQARVKYETLKKLYEKEKQLYDKKLITYTRFYSSKINYENAKANLKALQDSLRVYGEVSDGFLILRSKINGYITDQNVVLGDSVDIDKMLFRIYSDKRLWVIAAVPVEDTPFIKKGAKAQVISQIGKISGIVDYVSKQVDPETKMVNVRIIADNHNHILKPNMYVDVKIPLRKIKGLFVPASAVVENEGKHFVFVEYKENNFKPVEVRIGERINGYYQILSGLQEGQKIVVQGAIHLKSKFFGEAEE, from the coding sequence ATGAGAGGATTAATATTATTTCTTCTTATATTTGGTTTAGCCTTTGCTGAAGAGGAAAATATAGTATCTGAAAGTAATGAAATTCCACCAAAAATCCAGAAGGTTCTAGGAATAAAGACCACTGCTGTTCACGAAAAAGCTATAGATTTAATCAAAAAATATCCTGCCATAGTAAAAGAGGATTTAACTCTTGTTCAAAAGATTTATTCCCCTGTTGATGGAATAGTAAAAAAGCTTTTGGTAAAAAAGGGGGATACAGTTAAAAAAGGACAGATTCTTGCCTATGTTTACTCTCCGGAAATAGCTAAAATCACAACCCAGATAAATCAGGCCAGAGTCAAGTATGAAACCCTGAAAAAGCTGTATGAAAAGGAAAAGCAGCTATACGACAAAAAGCTTATAACATATACCCGATTTTATAGCTCAAAAATTAATTATGAAAATGCAAAGGCAAATCTAAAGGCATTACAAGACAGCCTCAGAGTTTACGGAGAGGTTAGCGACGGTTTCCTCATTCTCAGGTCAAAAATAAATGGCTATATAACCGACCAGAATGTGGTTCTTGGAGATAGTGTTGATATAGATAAAATGCTTTTCAGGATTTATTCAGATAAAAGATTATGGGTAATCGCAGCAGTTCCTGTGGAAGATACACCTTTTATAAAGAAAGGAGCTAAGGCACAGGTTATATCCCAAATAGGAAAAATTTCTGGAATTGTTGATTATGTAAGTAAACAGGTTGACCCTGAAACGAAAATGGTAAATGTCAGAATAATAGCAGATAATCATAACCATATTCTAAAGCCAAATATGTATGTTGATGTAAAAATTCCCTTAAGAAAAATCAAAGGACTGTTTGTTCCTGCCTCTGCTGTTGTTGAAAATGAAGGGAAGCACTTTGTTTTTGTGGAATATAAAGAAAACAACTTTAAACCTGTTGAAGTTAGGATAGGAGAAAGGATAAATGGCTACTATCAGATTTTGTCAGGTTTACAGGAAGGTCAAAAAATAGTTGTTCAAGGTGCGATACATCTAAAATCTAAATTCTTCGGAGAAGCAGAGGAGTAG
- a CDS encoding Eco57I restriction-modification methylase domain-containing protein: MINNNYQALPSHLDKINLINKGAFYTSPIYVDTVWDFIEPYIDKETVVFDPACGYGVFLSKETKAKKIGNDIDSKALEIAKNNTKDVAYYNYNFLEVFNRTAYGIDEEKKLIVIGNPPYNDITSQAKKRLKKLNFGVNEKLKTRDIGISFLRAFDYLKADYICVLHPLSYLIKKANFNLLKNFRENYIIVDSLIISSKYFNQTSKSSEFPIVIALYKRKENNGMDYEYIKNFNFKTIEGKTFKLSDFEYIGDFINKYPKKNIKIKEGDILFYTLRDINALKRNKTFIEKPIANAVKVDIDKLDYYIYVDIFKDFIRHVPYYFGNLDILIDTQLFRRYKDYFISYALKKYPFLKKHYSNSKIHPKDETFILKYFKELLKGHFIPIKEKK, translated from the coding sequence ATGATAAATAATAATTACCAAGCATTACCTTCCCATTTGGATAAAATCAACCTTATCAATAAAGGTGCATTTTATACCTCCCCTATTTATGTTGATACGGTTTGGGATTTTATAGAACCATATATTGATAAAGAAACAGTTGTCTTTGACCCTGCTTGTGGTTATGGAGTTTTTTTATCAAAAGAAACAAAGGCAAAGAAAATCGGTAATGATATAGACTCTAAAGCATTAGAAATTGCAAAGAATAATACAAAAGATGTTGCTTACTATAACTATAATTTTTTAGAGGTTTTCAATAGAACTGCTTATGGTATAGATGAAGAAAAAAAATTAATTGTCATAGGTAATCCACCCTATAACGATATTACCTCCCAAGCTAAGAAAAGACTAAAAAAATTAAATTTTGGAGTGAATGAGAAACTTAAGACTAGGGACATAGGTATATCTTTTTTGAGAGCATTTGATTACCTAAAAGCAGATTATATTTGTGTCCTTCATCCTTTGTCTTATTTAATTAAAAAGGCAAATTTCAACTTGTTAAAAAATTTTAGAGAAAACTATATAATAGTAGATAGTTTAATAATTAGTAGTAAATACTTTAATCAGACTTCAAAATCTTCTGAATTCCCTATTGTAATCGCCTTGTATAAAAGAAAAGAAAATAATGGAATGGATTATGAATATATAAAGAATTTCAATTTTAAGACTATTGAAGGTAAAACTTTCAAACTTAGTGATTTTGAGTATATAGGAGATTTTATAAATAAATACCCTAAGAAAAATATAAAAATTAAAGAAGGAGATATACTTTTTTATACATTAAGGGATATAAATGCATTGAAAAGGAATAAAACATTTATAGAAAAACCTATTGCAAATGCAGTTAAAGTAGATATAGATAAACTGGATTATTACATTTATGTTGATATTTTCAAGGATTTTATAAGACATGTTCCCTATTACTTTGGCAATTTAGATATTTTAATTGATACACAATTATTCAGGAGATATAAAGACTACTTTATAAGCTATGCATTAAAAAAATATCCATTTTTAAAAAAGCATTATTCTAATTCCAAAATTCATCCTAAAGATGAAACTTTTATCTTAAAATATTTCAAGGAGTTATTAAAAGGCCATTTTATTCCTATAAAGGAGAAAAAATGA
- a CDS encoding ATP-binding protein: MKELFKKLITDFMERDLEVLRRDYNIPLNTKKIVSLIGVRRSGKTYILFDLINKLREKGLKENIIYVNFEDDRLIGITYKNLDELIEAYFELFPQKRDEKIYIFLDEVQEVEYWEKFVRRIYDSLNTQIYITGSSSKLLSKEIATSLRGRTISYEIFPLSFKEFLDFKNIECNLYSSKSLSFIKSAFNEYLIKGGFPEVVLEENEDIQIRILRDYVDLVVYRDIIERYHVKNLSLLKLLIKYIFSNPATLISFNKLYNDFKSMGYKLSKDTLFEYFEYLNDAYVAFTTAVFKSSVKEEARNPKKVFIVDNGFNYIFNTSFSPDFSKLYENLVFINLRRKYKEIYYFKQKKEVDFYVPQEKLLINVSYDISSKETLKRELTALEEGMKYFGIKESYLITSEKEETITTNSLKIHLTPLWKWLVSKS, translated from the coding sequence ATGAAGGAACTTTTTAAAAAATTAATAACTGACTTTATGGAAAGGGATTTAGAGGTATTAAGGAGAGATTATAATATTCCCCTTAATACAAAAAAAATAGTTTCTTTAATTGGAGTAAGAAGAAGTGGGAAAACATATATATTATTTGACTTAATAAATAAACTTAGAGAAAAAGGACTAAAGGAAAACATTATCTATGTAAACTTTGAAGATGATAGATTGATTGGTATTACCTATAAAAACCTTGATGAACTAATAGAGGCTTATTTTGAGCTTTTTCCACAAAAAAGAGATGAAAAAATATACATTTTTTTAGATGAAGTCCAGGAAGTTGAATACTGGGAGAAGTTTGTAAGAAGAATTTACGACTCGTTGAACACCCAAATATATATAACAGGTTCTTCTTCAAAACTACTATCAAAAGAGATAGCAACTTCTTTAAGGGGAAGGACGATTAGTTATGAAATCTTTCCTCTTAGCTTTAAAGAATTTTTGGATTTTAAGAATATAGAGTGTAATCTGTATTCTTCAAAAAGTTTATCCTTTATAAAAAGTGCATTTAATGAATATCTTATAAAAGGTGGTTTTCCTGAGGTTGTTTTGGAAGAAAACGAGGATATCCAGATTAGAATTCTCAGGGATTATGTCGATTTAGTAGTCTATAGAGATATTATAGAGAGATACCATGTTAAAAATCTTTCCTTATTAAAGCTACTAATTAAGTATATATTTTCAAATCCGGCTACTCTGATAAGTTTCAATAAACTATATAATGATTTCAAATCAATGGGTTATAAGCTATCTAAAGATACACTGTTTGAGTATTTTGAGTATCTAAATGATGCTTATGTAGCATTTACAACAGCAGTATTTAAAAGTTCTGTAAAAGAAGAAGCAAGGAACCCTAAAAAAGTATTTATTGTAGATAATGGATTCAATTATATATTCAACACTTCATTTTCTCCGGATTTCTCTAAATTATATGAAAATCTGGTTTTTATAAATTTAAGAAGGAAGTATAAAGAGATTTATTACTTTAAACAAAAAAAAGAGGTTGATTTTTACGTTCCTCAAGAAAAACTTCTTATAAATGTAAGTTATGATATATCCAGTAAAGAAACTTTAAAAAGAGAATTAACTGCCTTAGAAGAAGGTATGAAGTATTTCGGAATAAAAGAGTCATATTTGATAACATCTGAGAAAGAAGAAACAATTACTACTAATTCTTTAAAAATTCATCTGACACCATTATGGAAATGGTTAGTCAGTAAATCTTGA
- a CDS encoding R.Pab1 family restriction endonuclease: MKISSVDYRNQKIIIEIPLTQPTGKIRIKERQSYTDFGVPVATRQKVFNPNMYVEWQIGYDAELNSSKADFSRLKDRNDLTFKAYNGKKKVLYELSEYLYYFYEMGVISKQDIDTLEIKIKNIPESKLIENSYKIYKSNPIRKTFNEMEFLESEIKYPHLIYDFDNGFFIIAEITIREKQKAIGIQPMVYICFPVSYLKDQNGNSIIGRKAEKNEKVYFELDKDKAFVIIDSFKIFGMLSKNHKHDILEILKVIK; the protein is encoded by the coding sequence ATGAAAATATCTTCTGTTGATTATAGGAACCAAAAAATTATTATAGAAATTCCTTTAACCCAACCTACAGGAAAGATACGAATTAAAGAAAGGCAAAGCTATACAGATTTTGGTGTTCCTGTAGCCACAAGGCAAAAAGTTTTTAATCCTAATATGTATGTTGAGTGGCAAATTGGATACGATGCAGAACTAAATTCAAGTAAGGCAGATTTTTCAAGATTAAAAGATAGAAATGACTTAACCTTCAAAGCATACAATGGGAAGAAAAAAGTCTTATACGAGTTGAGCGAGTATTTATATTATTTTTATGAAATGGGTGTAATTTCCAAACAAGATATAGATACTTTGGAGATAAAAATCAAAAATATCCCTGAAAGTAAATTAATAGAAAACAGCTATAAAATATATAAGTCCAATCCTATTCGTAAAACTTTTAATGAAATGGAATTTTTAGAAAGTGAAATTAAATATCCTCATTTAATATATGATTTTGATAATGGCTTTTTTATAATTGCCGAAATTACCATAAGAGAAAAACAAAAGGCAATAGGCATACAACCGATGGTCTATATTTGTTTTCCTGTCTCTTACTTAAAAGACCAAAATGGAAACAGCATAATTGGGAGAAAAGCAGAAAAAAATGAAAAAGTTTACTTTGAACTTGATAAAGATAAAGCTTTCGTTATTATAGATAGTTTTAAAATTTTTGGAATGCTTTCTAAAAATCACAAGCATGACATTTTAGAGATTTTAAAGGTTATAAAGTAG
- a CDS encoding CusA/CzcA family heavy metal efflux RND transporter, with protein MIGLILKYRLIVLFLLIGALAYGYYAFKTIPVDTFPDPTPTQVNIFTEAPGYSAEEVEALITKKIETVMSGIKDVEKVRSVSIAGLSYVAIFFKDGTDIYFDRRLVMEKLPEAQSKLPEGITPIMGPNSSGLGNVLLYALVDNSGKYSLTDLKTIQEWTIRPLLKSINGVEDIVQWGPDKAFIVYPDLEKLLKYKLTIDDIFTAIDKNGGLAGGGYTKTAEGDLVIRAVGSITSIKDIQNIPVKVVNGQVVRIKDVAIVKEDEVPQRRGAFTLNGREVQGNIVLKRIGTNTQEIVEKLRKEIKRINEEVLPEGVQIKLLYDQSYLTEKALFTIEKALIEGIVLVSIAMVIFLGNIRAAVLVILSIPFTLLISFILMKQFGLTANLMSLGGLAIGLGLFADATVVVIENIFRHLSHNEEGDKRFKLEVIKLSVQEIIRPVVFAILIIIVVFLPIFSFESVEGKYFKPLALTIIFALISSLIIALVAMPVLAYFGLKGGSEKNIVMDFIEKVYHKVLRFAFKIGAILFIATAVVFGGSLYLLSKIGTEFTPELDEGAVLLEVYLDPNISLDQSEKVARYIENQAKSFSIVQKVFTTIGRAEKGEVQDVNYMETWILLKPYNQWKEFSSKEEFKEALREKLKDLPVAGIIFTQPIAMRIEELLSGVKATVAIKIFGDDLKKINEIAYKVEEIAKNTKGAVDVETEAQTGKLQLQIVPKREILYKYGLHIGDILSLVGKYMAGAEVNEYRDGLISYPIFVKISGKDLSDIEKIKNIPVYKKEDGTLLYLKDIADVKVVEGFFKIRHENGLRYALVQLNIEGRDLGGFIKELREKLHKEIKLPEGYFIRFAGQFENQERAMKKLAIIVPVAIALIFLLLFINYNSIRDAFLIMLNVPFATIGGILALYISGFNLSVPASIGFIAVFGIATLNGVVLVSYIRQVLDEGKDIDTAIQKATTLRLRPILITATAASLGLVPILFTNDIGSEIQKPIAVVVIGGIFSSTFLTLILLPVVYRFVYKRFS; from the coding sequence ATGATAGGTTTAATACTTAAGTATAGATTGATAGTCCTATTTTTGTTAATAGGGGCTTTAGCCTATGGATATTATGCATTTAAAACAATTCCCGTTGATACATTTCCAGACCCAACGCCGACGCAGGTGAATATATTCACAGAAGCTCCAGGATACTCGGCAGAGGAAGTGGAAGCACTGATAACCAAAAAAATAGAAACTGTGATGAGTGGAATTAAGGATGTAGAAAAGGTTAGAAGTGTCAGCATAGCAGGACTGTCTTATGTAGCGATATTTTTCAAAGATGGAACAGATATTTATTTTGATAGGCGACTTGTTATGGAAAAACTACCTGAGGCTCAATCTAAATTACCTGAAGGGATTACCCCAATAATGGGGCCAAACTCTTCTGGTCTTGGAAATGTTTTGCTGTATGCACTTGTAGACAACTCAGGGAAATACTCATTAACAGACCTTAAAACCATTCAGGAATGGACTATAAGACCACTTCTAAAATCAATCAATGGTGTTGAAGACATTGTTCAATGGGGACCAGACAAGGCATTCATTGTTTATCCAGATTTAGAAAAACTTCTTAAATATAAGCTAACTATTGATGATATTTTTACGGCAATTGATAAAAATGGAGGCTTGGCTGGCGGAGGATACACAAAAACAGCAGAAGGAGATTTGGTCATAAGGGCAGTTGGTAGTATTACATCTATTAAGGATATACAAAATATTCCTGTAAAAGTAGTTAATGGACAGGTTGTCAGAATAAAAGATGTGGCGATTGTTAAGGAAGATGAGGTGCCCCAAAGGAGAGGTGCATTTACCCTTAACGGAAGGGAAGTTCAAGGGAATATAGTTCTCAAAAGGATAGGAACAAACACACAGGAAATAGTTGAAAAGCTTAGAAAAGAGATAAAAAGAATAAATGAAGAAGTTCTACCTGAAGGCGTCCAGATAAAGCTCTTATACGACCAGTCTTATCTTACAGAAAAGGCGTTATTCACCATAGAAAAGGCACTGATTGAAGGTATTGTTCTGGTATCTATTGCGATGGTTATATTTCTTGGAAATATCAGAGCAGCTGTTCTGGTTATCCTGTCTATTCCTTTTACATTGCTTATTTCATTTATCCTTATGAAACAGTTTGGTCTTACTGCAAATCTTATGTCCCTTGGTGGTCTTGCGATTGGACTTGGTCTGTTTGCAGATGCAACAGTTGTTGTTATTGAAAATATTTTCAGGCATTTAAGCCATAATGAAGAAGGAGACAAAAGGTTCAAATTAGAGGTTATAAAGCTTTCTGTTCAGGAGATTATCAGACCTGTCGTTTTTGCTATTTTAATTATAATTGTTGTTTTCCTGCCTATTTTTAGTTTTGAATCTGTTGAAGGTAAATATTTTAAGCCCCTTGCATTAACAATAATCTTTGCCCTTATATCTTCTTTGATTATTGCTTTAGTTGCTATGCCTGTGCTTGCTTATTTTGGATTAAAAGGTGGTTCTGAGAAAAATATAGTAATGGATTTTATTGAGAAGGTTTATCACAAAGTTTTAAGATTTGCCTTTAAGATAGGAGCTATTTTATTTATTGCTACAGCAGTTGTATTTGGCGGCAGCCTTTATCTGCTTAGCAAGATAGGAACAGAGTTTACCCCTGAACTTGATGAAGGGGCTGTTTTACTGGAAGTTTATTTAGATCCGAATATCTCATTAGACCAATCAGAAAAAGTAGCCAGATACATAGAAAATCAGGCAAAGTCTTTTAGCATAGTCCAAAAGGTTTTTACAACAATTGGTAGAGCAGAAAAAGGAGAAGTTCAGGATGTTAACTATATGGAAACATGGATACTTCTTAAACCTTATAATCAGTGGAAAGAGTTTTCCTCAAAGGAAGAGTTTAAAGAAGCCTTAAGGGAAAAATTAAAAGACCTGCCAGTTGCAGGGATTATATTTACCCAGCCTATAGCAATGAGGATAGAAGAGCTGCTATCTGGAGTAAAAGCAACAGTGGCTATAAAAATATTTGGAGATGATTTAAAAAAAATAAATGAAATAGCCTATAAGGTGGAAGAAATTGCAAAAAATACCAAAGGGGCTGTAGATGTTGAAACAGAGGCACAGACAGGGAAATTACAGCTCCAGATAGTTCCTAAAAGGGAAATTCTTTATAAATATGGTTTACATATAGGAGATATTCTTTCCCTCGTTGGAAAATACATGGCAGGTGCAGAAGTAAATGAGTATAGGGACGGGCTTATAAGCTATCCTATCTTTGTAAAAATTTCAGGAAAGGATTTAAGCGATATAGAAAAAATCAAGAATATACCCGTTTACAAAAAAGAAGATGGGACACTTCTATATCTAAAGGACATAGCAGATGTAAAAGTGGTAGAAGGATTTTTCAAAATAAGACATGAAAATGGATTAAGATATGCCCTTGTCCAGTTAAATATAGAAGGAAGAGATTTAGGAGGATTTATAAAAGAATTAAGGGAGAAACTCCACAAAGAAATAAAACTACCTGAAGGCTATTTTATCCGCTTTGCAGGTCAGTTTGAAAATCAGGAAAGGGCAATGAAAAAACTGGCGATAATTGTTCCTGTGGCAATAGCACTTATATTCCTGCTGCTTTTTATAAACTACAACTCAATAAGAGACGCATTTTTGATAATGCTTAATGTTCCTTTTGCCACAATCGGAGGAATTCTGGCACTTTATATATCAGGCTTTAATCTGTCTGTTCCTGCATCTATTGGATTTATTGCTGTCTTCGGTATAGCAACCCTAAACGGTGTGGTTCTGGTTTCATATATAAGGCAGGTATTAGACGAAGGAAAGGATATAGATACCGCCATACAAAAGGCTACAACATTAAGGCTTAGACCTATTCTCATAACAGCTACAGCAGCATCTTTAGGTCTTGTGCCTATTTTGTTTACAAATGATATCGGTTCAGAAATCCAAAAACCGATTGCTGTTGTGGTTATTGGTGGAATATTCAGTTCCACATTTTTGACACTAATACTGCTGCCTGTTGTTTATAGATTTGTCTACAAAAGATTTAGCTAA
- a CDS encoding TolC family protein yields the protein MFSRFYVVFLLIISFSYAATYEDILLQAFKNSPYLKSYEYQKKAYDGKILSAKRTYNPEIDIEFGRLVSQTESGFALTSFSLSQQLRLWGEKDFAIKSAVLQKKAQEYFFQQQKNILAGQIYQIFYEILFLDQQIKIKQKELENLQKLYSFIKEKYDLGDALLIDVLRTEKDISLIQLEIQKLKSEKHARESYLFAIAGINPQKIEGDLYQLRSLKDISISKLPLISYYKLLIKSYDEEIKRQKVLAKPQISIGLVAEEDAEELGKYEFGIGISFSIPVFYRNQGEIISAVNRKKQLIAKEKQYKLQYQAQIKSISGQYKVLTDQIKKLDSTAIDKIKQSLQLALSGYKEGTITYLDLSSIRKQYYQTLLYKAQLYYQLHKLYGEFIKIGGIR from the coding sequence ATGTTTTCCAGATTTTATGTTGTATTCCTATTAATAATTAGTTTTAGCTATGCTGCAACCTATGAGGATATTTTGCTGCAAGCCTTTAAAAACAGTCCATATCTAAAAAGCTATGAATATCAGAAAAAAGCTTATGATGGTAAAATCCTTTCTGCCAAAAGGACATATAATCCTGAGATTGATATTGAGTTTGGTAGACTTGTTTCCCAAACAGAAAGCGGTTTTGCTCTAACATCATTTTCCTTGAGTCAGCAACTTAGACTATGGGGAGAAAAAGATTTTGCCATAAAATCGGCAGTTCTCCAGAAAAAAGCACAGGAATATTTTTTCCAGCAACAGAAAAATATTCTCGCCGGTCAAATATACCAGATTTTTTATGAAATTCTGTTTTTAGACCAGCAGATAAAAATAAAACAAAAAGAACTTGAGAACCTGCAAAAGCTTTATTCTTTTATAAAAGAAAAATATGACCTTGGAGATGCACTGTTAATAGATGTTTTGCGGACAGAAAAAGATATTTCCCTTATCCAGCTTGAAATACAGAAACTAAAATCAGAAAAACATGCCAGAGAAAGTTATCTGTTTGCAATTGCAGGAATAAACCCACAAAAAATAGAAGGAGACCTGTATCAGCTTAGGTCTTTGAAAGATATATCCATAAGTAAGCTTCCTTTAATAAGCTACTACAAACTTTTGATTAAATCTTATGATGAAGAGATAAAAAGGCAAAAAGTCCTTGCAAAACCTCAAATATCAATCGGTTTAGTAGCAGAAGAAGATGCAGAAGAACTTGGCAAATATGAGTTTGGGATAGGAATATCCTTTTCTATTCCTGTTTTTTACAGAAATCAGGGAGAAATAATTTCTGCTGTAAACAGAAAAAAGCAGCTTATAGCAAAAGAAAAACAGTATAAACTCCAGTATCAAGCACAGATAAAAAGCATTTCAGGTCAGTATAAAGTTTTAACAGACCAGATTAAAAAGCTTGATAGCACTGCCATAGACAAGATTAAACAAAGCTTACAGCTTGCCTTATCAGGATACAAAGAAGGAACAATCACATACCTTGATCTGTCTTCAATCAGAAAACAGTATTATCAGACCCTTTTATACAAAGCGCAGCTTTATTACCAGCTACACAAACTTTATGGAGAATTTATAAAAATTGGAGGTATTAGATAA